DNA sequence from the Peptoniphilus sp. GNH genome:
ATTGACATGCCTGTTTCGATATCTGTTTGAATACCGTTGTTAATAGCTGCCTTTGAATACTTAACTGCCTGTTTAGCATTCTTAGCTATTTGACTTGCCAATTTTAGAGCTTCTTCTATAAGTACTTCTGGTTCATAAACATGGTTTACAAGTCCCATTTCCTTAGCTTCTTCAGCTCCAATAATCTTTGCTGTGTAGATTAGTTCTTTAGCTAATCCAGGTCCTATTGTCCTTATTAGCCTTTGAGTTCCACCAAATCCAGGTGTAATTCCAAGACCCACTTCAGGTTGACCAAATTTAGCCTTGCTAGATGCCAATCTTATATCACATGCTAGAGAAAGTTCACATCCTCCACCAAGAGCAAATCCATTTACAGCTGCTATTACAGGTTTTGATAGTTGTTCAATCCTGAACATGGTATCCATTCCAAGTTTTGCAAACGCATATGCTTCTCCCGCATTTAGGGGTGCCATTTCAGTTATATCAGCTCCTGCTATAAAAGCCTTGCCCGCTCCTGTAAACACTACACAACTTACAGAATCATCTGTATCTATTTTTTCAAAACAATCTTTGATTTCTTTTAAAACTTCTGAATTTAAAGCATTTAAACTTTTTTCTTTATTTATTGTAATCAGAAGAACTCCGTCTTCTTTTTTGTCTAATAGAAGATATTTGTAATCCATGGATACTCCCTTCTTATCTTTGAACTAGTATTGCTGTTCCCATTCCTCCGCCTATGCAAAGTGTTGCAAGACCTTTTTTTGCATCTCTTCTCTTCATTTCATAAAGAAGAGTTGTAAGAATTCTGGCTCCTGATGCTCCTATTGGATGTCCAAGAGCTATGGCTCCACCGTTTACATTGGTTTTTTCGTCATCAAGTTTTAATTCTTTTGAAACAGCTCCTGCTTGGGCTGCGAAAGCTTCGTTAGCTTCAACAAGATCTAGATCTTCAACAGTCCAGCCTGCTTTTTTAAGAGCTTTTCTTGAAGAAGGAATTGGGCCTGTTCCCATTACCTTAGGATCAATACCTGCATCAGCATAAGCTACGATTTCTGCTAGAGGTTCTACTCCAAGCTCTTTAGCTTTTTCTTCTGTCATCACAACTAGCATAGCTGCTCCGTCATTGATACCTGAAGCATTTGCAGCTGTTACAGTGCCTCCGTCTGGTTTGAAGGCTGGCTTTAATCCTGCAAGTCCTTCAACAGTTACTCCTTCTTTGATGTATTCATCAGTATCTACAACTGTAACCTTGCCCTTGCGTCCCTTAACTTCTACTGGAACAATTTCTTCTTTAAATCTGCCTTCAGCTCTAGCTTTTTCTGCTCTGTTTTGGCTTCTTGTTGCAATTTCATCTTGCATTTGTCTTGTTATGCCATATTCAGCAGCAACATTTTCAGCTGTGATTCCCATATGGTAGTTGTTGTATACGTCCCATAGACCGTCTTTAATCATTACGTCAACAACTTTTCCATCGCCCATTCTTGCTCCCCATCTTTCTTTTGGAAGTAAGTAAGGTGCTGATGACATGCTTTCTGTTCCTCCTGCGAGAACGATTTCAGCATCGCCCGCTTTAATCATTTGTGCTGCTAGAGAAACTGTCCTCAAACCCGATCCGCAAACCATGTTAACTGTGATTGCTGGAGTATCTTCTGACA
Encoded proteins:
- a CDS encoding enoyl-CoA hydratase-related protein; the protein is MDYKYLLLDKKEDGVLLITINKEKSLNALNSEVLKEIKDCFEKIDTDDSVSCVVFTGAGKAFIAGADITEMAPLNAGEAYAFAKLGMDTMFRIEQLSKPVIAAVNGFALGGGCELSLACDIRLASSKAKFGQPEVGLGITPGFGGTQRLIRTIGPGLAKELIYTAKIIGAEEAKEMGLVNHVYEPEVLIEEALKLASQIAKNAKQAVKYSKAAINNGIQTDIETGMSIERNVFGLCFATYDQKEGMKAFVEKRKAEFKGE
- a CDS encoding acetyl-CoA C-acetyltransferase translates to MKVVIASAVRTPIGSFGGAFKTVSAAELGIVAAKEALKRAKVSPDQVDEALIGNVLQAGQGQNVARQVVLGAGMSEDTPAITVNMVCGSGLRTVSLAAQMIKAGDAEIVLAGGTESMSSAPYLLPKERWGARMGDGKVVDVMIKDGLWDVYNNYHMGITAENVAAEYGITRQMQDEIATRSQNRAEKARAEGRFKEEIVPVEVKGRKGKVTVVDTDEYIKEGVTVEGLAGLKPAFKPDGGTVTAANASGINDGAAMLVVMTEEKAKELGVEPLAEIVAYADAGIDPKVMGTGPIPSSRKALKKAGWTVEDLDLVEANEAFAAQAGAVSKELKLDDEKTNVNGGAIALGHPIGASGARILTTLLYEMKRRDAKKGLATLCIGGGMGTAILVQR